In the genome of Paenibacillus pabuli, one region contains:
- a CDS encoding FAD-binding oxidoreductase: MNEHWIAVLKERMDPELLQWEEAALAKYSMDYHHFSPVLASQLQGKVAECIASPRTEEELDDLLSIAAEVGVPLTIRGNGTGNYGQCVPVTGGIVLNLAKYNKVLEMGEGTMRIQAGARLGKMESTARKAGYELRTMPSTFQSATIGGFLCGGFGGIGSISWGTIWDGLVRSLKIKTVEVHPRTIELQGDEVLPYLHTYGTIGILSEVEINLAPRVEWMQWAVTFDRFEQAFRFGQSVAEDNSLVKRLISIHEWPVPSYFLPLDLPADHAVALLEVDTANESQLERILSEYEGHLAMKVSAEQYHKGVGVSDFTWNHTTLWARKADPGLTYLQLNFDSTFALEQISSMKKEYPEVMNHIEFARQNGNLLISGLPLVPFTTEENLNQLMECYEKNRVIVNNPHTWDLKEGGRSYAHDRLWEIKHRNDPKGILNQEKLKRSAVSGI, from the coding sequence ATGAATGAACATTGGATAGCCGTATTGAAAGAACGCATGGATCCGGAATTGCTGCAGTGGGAGGAGGCAGCCCTTGCCAAATATTCGATGGATTATCATCACTTCTCTCCTGTGCTGGCCAGTCAGCTGCAGGGTAAGGTCGCCGAGTGCATCGCCAGTCCGCGCACCGAGGAAGAACTTGACGATCTGCTCTCCATAGCAGCAGAGGTGGGAGTTCCGCTGACCATCAGGGGGAACGGCACCGGCAACTATGGCCAATGCGTTCCGGTCACAGGCGGAATCGTCCTGAATCTGGCCAAATACAACAAGGTGCTCGAAATGGGAGAAGGCACGATGCGGATCCAGGCCGGGGCCAGACTCGGCAAAATGGAATCCACTGCCCGCAAGGCAGGTTACGAGCTGCGTACGATGCCTTCCACCTTTCAATCCGCGACGATCGGCGGTTTTTTATGCGGCGGTTTTGGCGGCATCGGTTCGATCAGCTGGGGGACGATCTGGGATGGGTTGGTACGTTCACTAAAAATCAAGACCGTTGAGGTTCATCCCCGTACCATTGAGCTCCAGGGGGACGAAGTGCTGCCTTACCTGCATACTTATGGTACAATCGGTATTTTGTCCGAAGTGGAAATCAATCTGGCTCCCCGAGTGGAATGGATGCAGTGGGCCGTAACCTTTGACCGTTTTGAACAGGCTTTTCGCTTCGGGCAGTCGGTAGCTGAGGACAATTCCTTGGTGAAACGGCTAATTTCCATCCATGAATGGCCGGTACCATCCTATTTTCTTCCGCTTGATCTCCCTGCTGACCATGCTGTCGCATTGTTGGAAGTGGATACGGCCAACGAATCCCAGCTTGAACGTATCCTATCGGAGTATGAAGGTCACTTGGCTATGAAGGTCTCTGCCGAACAGTATCACAAAGGTGTAGGTGTCTCTGATTTCACATGGAATCATACAACTTTGTGGGCGCGCAAGGCGGATCCTGGCTTGACCTACCTACAGTTGAATTTTGATTCAACTTTTGCCCTTGAGCAAATCTCATCAATGAAAAAGGAATATCCGGAAGTGATGAATCATATCGAGTTTGCCCGGCAAAACGGAAATTTGCTGATCTCCGGCTTGCCGCTGGTTCCCTTCACAACGGAGGAAAACCTGAATCAGCTGATGGAATGTTACGAGAAAAACCGCGTTATCGTCAACAATCCGCATACATGGGATTTGAAGGAAGGCGGGCGATCGTACGCCCATGATCGTTTGTGGGAAATCAAACATCGCAATGACCCGAAGGGAATTTTGAATCAGGAGAAATTAAAGCGTTCGGCAGTTAGCGGTATCTGA
- a CDS encoding fumarylacetoacetate hydrolase family protein has translation MKLVSLKHGDGEQAAIEHAERFFLLEEINRAEGSSWGTSVMEILQQGQLEELIQWYQRHGDRAVSSIPFIPSEEALPAPLFRHPRKIWGIGMNYVQKAIDLASTPPEREPVCFMKPDSSLIGPEEYIQLTAQDVNVTSEAELGIIIGRTCKNVPEERAQEVIAGFAATLDMTNQDIHARNPRFLQRSKVFDTFFSLGPQLITPDEISDLQSLVVETVLNDEVIHSNTVSHMMYHPWFIVSYFSQMMTLYPGDVIMTGTPGSVRIQQGDIAECRISGFMTLRNPVGEVV, from the coding sequence GTGAAGCTCGTCAGTCTGAAACACGGCGATGGTGAACAGGCCGCAATTGAACATGCGGAACGATTCTTTCTTTTAGAGGAGATCAACAGGGCGGAAGGAAGCTCATGGGGCACCTCCGTTATGGAGATTTTGCAGCAAGGCCAGCTAGAGGAGCTAATCCAGTGGTATCAGAGGCACGGGGATAGAGCAGTTTCATCAATCCCTTTCATACCTTCAGAAGAAGCTTTACCTGCTCCGCTCTTCCGCCACCCTCGTAAAATATGGGGAATTGGCATGAATTATGTGCAAAAAGCGATCGATCTCGCATCTACTCCTCCAGAGCGAGAGCCAGTCTGCTTCATGAAGCCGGACTCAAGCCTGATCGGGCCGGAAGAGTATATCCAGCTGACGGCACAGGATGTGAATGTGACATCAGAAGCAGAGCTTGGCATTATCATCGGCCGAACCTGCAAAAATGTGCCGGAAGAACGTGCGCAGGAGGTCATTGCAGGTTTTGCCGCAACACTGGATATGACTAACCAGGACATTCACGCACGGAACCCCAGATTCCTGCAGCGATCCAAGGTATTCGATACATTTTTCAGTCTTGGACCACAACTAATAACACCTGATGAGATAAGTGATCTGCAGAGCCTCGTCGTTGAAACTGTGTTGAATGATGAGGTTATTCATAGCAATACGGTGTCTCACATGATGTATCATCCATGGTTCATTGTCTCGTATTTTTCACAGATGATGACTCTCTATCCGGGAGATGTGATCATGACAGGCACACCCGGGTCCGTCCGGATTCAGCAAGGAGATATCGCCGAGTGTAGAATCAGTGGCTTTATGACGCTTCGAAATCCGGTAGGGGAAGTCGTATAA
- a CDS encoding cysteine hydrolase family protein has translation MFKLGNRKSYWQVSETLVDLRRTQKYGKSVTLPAQPQEVIFDLEHTAVIVIDMQNDFCTPGGWLDSIGVDTSPLLSPVSRLNRLMPELRKAGVPVIWVNWGNREDRMNVPPSVLHVYNSDGRGNGIGDPLPGNGSKVLEKGSWGTAIVDGLDSSPDDIYVDKYRMSGFWDTPLDSILRNLNIQTVLFAGVNLDQCVMHTLQDAACLGYDGILLEDCSATSSPDFCIEATLYNIKQCYGFVTDSTWLVQELNGGATPIERTTSEELASLEG, from the coding sequence ATGTTCAAACTTGGAAATCGAAAGAGCTATTGGCAAGTGTCCGAAACGCTGGTGGATCTGAGGCGAACGCAAAAGTACGGCAAGTCAGTAACCCTCCCTGCACAGCCGCAGGAAGTCATATTTGATCTCGAGCATACAGCAGTTATTGTCATCGATATGCAGAATGATTTCTGTACACCGGGTGGATGGCTGGATTCCATTGGGGTCGATACCTCTCCGCTCCTTAGCCCGGTCAGCCGGCTGAACCGACTGATGCCCGAGCTGCGCAAAGCGGGAGTGCCTGTTATTTGGGTGAACTGGGGCAATCGAGAAGACCGAATGAACGTGCCGCCATCCGTGCTCCATGTATACAATTCGGATGGGCGGGGCAACGGCATCGGGGACCCGCTGCCGGGGAACGGTTCCAAGGTGCTGGAAAAAGGCAGTTGGGGAACGGCAATTGTCGATGGCCTGGATTCGTCCCCCGATGATATCTATGTGGATAAATATCGCATGAGCGGGTTTTGGGATACACCACTGGACAGTATTCTACGCAATCTTAATATTCAAACGGTGTTGTTTGCCGGGGTAAATCTCGATCAGTGTGTCATGCATACACTGCAGGACGCGGCTTGTCTCGGATATGACGGCATACTTCTGGAGGATTGCTCGGCAACAAGCTCCCCGGATTTCTGCATAGAAGCGACATTGTACAATATCAAGCAATGTTATGGCTTCGTTACAGATTCCACCTGGTTGGTACAAGAGCTGAACGGGGGAGCGACTCCTATAGAGAGAACTACCTCGGAAGAGCTGGCATCGTTAGAAGGCTGA
- a CDS encoding ABC transporter substrate-binding protein: protein MNKYRQKGTVVLLAAIFSLSTLLAACGNQPTAENASATGGSEELTAITQVTNWFAQAEHGGLYAAKEQGYYNEAGLDMTIQAGGPQVSPTQIVASGKAQFGLATADQLLVAREEGIPLVAIATIFQKSPQGLMVHANQNMSSLADLNNRSVYVGTGSVFWDFVKSKYQLGNVKELAYTGSLAPFVADETVAIQGYVTSEPYEMKQQNVDINFLLLADAGYNPYSNVLFTTEQYIQDHPDIVRGYVEASMKGWDYYKTNYDTVNDVILKENPDFTKEKLNYAAEALIPFVYEGDAATHGVGYMTEERWTELGKQLKEIGALKEEPDVSKVFTDEFLPNS from the coding sequence ATGAACAAGTACAGACAAAAGGGAACTGTCGTTTTACTCGCAGCAATATTTTCCTTATCCACATTGCTGGCAGCTTGCGGGAATCAGCCAACTGCTGAGAATGCCTCTGCTACGGGGGGAAGCGAGGAACTCACGGCAATTACACAGGTGACGAACTGGTTTGCACAAGCAGAGCACGGGGGTCTGTATGCGGCAAAGGAACAAGGATATTACAATGAGGCTGGTCTCGATATGACCATCCAGGCAGGTGGGCCGCAGGTGTCTCCAACACAGATCGTGGCTTCTGGCAAGGCGCAGTTCGGACTGGCTACAGCGGATCAATTGCTGGTCGCTCGTGAAGAAGGAATCCCTCTTGTAGCGATTGCGACGATATTCCAGAAAAGCCCGCAGGGACTTATGGTTCATGCCAATCAGAACATGTCCTCCCTGGCCGATTTGAACAACCGCTCCGTATACGTGGGGACAGGCTCGGTGTTTTGGGATTTTGTGAAGAGTAAATATCAATTGGGTAACGTGAAGGAATTGGCTTATACCGGTTCTTTGGCACCTTTTGTAGCCGATGAAACGGTTGCCATTCAGGGATATGTAACCAGTGAGCCGTACGAGATGAAGCAGCAGAATGTAGACATTAATTTCCTGCTACTGGCAGATGCCGGTTATAACCCTTATTCCAATGTGCTGTTCACAACGGAGCAGTATATTCAGGATCATCCTGATATTGTGCGCGGTTATGTCGAGGCTTCGATGAAGGGCTGGGATTATTACAAGACCAATTATGATACCGTGAATGACGTCATTTTAAAGGAAAATCCTGATTTTACGAAAGAAAAGCTGAACTATGCCGCAGAAGCGCTTATCCCGTTTGTGTATGAAGGTGATGCGGCGACACATGGTGTTGGCTACATGACAGAGGAACGCTGGACAGAGCTCGGAAAGCAGCTTAAGGAGATTGGGGCATTGAAAGAGGAGCCTGATGTCAGCAAAGTATTTACGGATGAATTCTTGCCGAATTCCTAA
- a CDS encoding creatininase family protein — protein MFQRYEGTAWEERFLPRLTSKQVQELPKDKALVILPVGAVEQHGPHLPVYTDTLIGEATLSQTLERVRADKEIWLLPPVSYGKSNEHIGLPGTISLSASTLHAIMLDIAESLKASGFRKLLLFNTHGGNADLLNTVSREIRIRTGMMVFYLSPSSLNVAEDLLTSEELEFGIHGGDYETSLVMSIKPDWVKEEFLVKELPDMSSYRFLTLEGKIRFAWKMADISATGIAGDATTATPEKGRIIQERISTILSEALEELCDFEITDVRGTEPVQQPAGSTP, from the coding sequence ATGTTTCAACGATATGAAGGAACAGCGTGGGAGGAACGGTTTTTGCCCCGTCTGACAAGCAAACAGGTCCAAGAACTGCCGAAGGATAAGGCGCTGGTTATTCTCCCAGTCGGAGCAGTGGAGCAGCATGGCCCCCATCTGCCTGTATATACGGACACTTTGATTGGGGAAGCGACATTATCACAAACGCTGGAGCGGGTGCGGGCGGATAAGGAGATCTGGCTGCTACCTCCGGTCTCGTATGGCAAAAGCAATGAACATATCGGACTTCCGGGCACGATTTCCTTATCTGCGAGCACACTGCATGCCATCATGCTGGACATTGCAGAAAGTCTGAAGGCTAGTGGTTTTCGCAAGTTACTGTTGTTTAACACCCATGGCGGCAACGCGGATTTGCTAAATACGGTATCACGAGAAATACGGATCAGAACGGGGATGATGGTTTTCTATCTCAGTCCCAGCAGTCTGAATGTGGCGGAGGATCTCCTCACTTCCGAGGAACTGGAATTCGGTATTCATGGTGGCGATTATGAGACCTCTCTCGTGATGTCCATCAAACCGGACTGGGTGAAGGAGGAGTTCCTTGTCAAGGAGCTTCCTGATATGTCCTCATACCGCTTTCTTACATTAGAAGGGAAAATTCGTTTCGCCTGGAAGATGGCTGATATCTCTGCTACCGGCATTGCCGGTGATGCTACGACGGCCACGCCAGAGAAAGGCAGGATTATTCAGGAACGAATCTCAACGATTTTGTCAGAGGCGCTGGAGGAACTGTGTGATTTTGAAATCACCGATGTCCGCGGGACTGAACCGGTTCAACAGCCAGCAGGAAGCACCCCGTGA
- a CDS encoding ABC transporter ATP-binding protein, which translates to MQLTQNQQAATQKDSRSMLVIDDVGKIYPNGTVAVQHANLHVGEGEFLCFVGPSGCGKSTIFNMIAGLTEPTSGHLTVLGTSPKEARKQNEIAFVFQEHTLLPWAKLIDNVTMPLTLRGVSKKERITEGERVLELVGLKDYMKVLPRELSGGMKMRVSIARALISRPKLLLMDEPFGALDEITRQTLQNELLNIWEQDKNMSVLFITHNVFESVFLSTKVVVMTPRPGKISDFIDIPFAYPRDDEFRTQPEFGEYVRSVSNVLNH; encoded by the coding sequence ATGCAGCTCACCCAAAATCAACAGGCAGCGACCCAAAAGGACAGTCGTTCCATGCTTGTAATCGATGATGTCGGCAAAATCTACCCCAATGGCACTGTAGCTGTGCAGCATGCGAACCTGCATGTGGGGGAAGGAGAATTCCTATGTTTTGTCGGTCCTTCCGGTTGCGGGAAATCTACCATTTTCAATATGATTGCCGGTTTGACAGAACCGACCTCCGGTCATCTGACCGTGCTGGGTACTTCCCCAAAGGAAGCACGTAAACAGAATGAAATTGCCTTTGTATTTCAGGAGCATACCCTGCTCCCGTGGGCCAAGCTGATTGATAATGTCACCATGCCTCTTACTTTGCGTGGCGTATCCAAAAAGGAGCGAATTACCGAAGGGGAACGGGTTCTAGAGCTGGTAGGCCTGAAGGATTATATGAAGGTGCTGCCTCGTGAGTTGTCAGGCGGAATGAAGATGAGAGTGTCTATTGCACGAGCGTTAATATCTCGTCCCAAGCTGCTGTTAATGGACGAACCGTTTGGCGCCCTTGATGAAATTACCAGGCAGACGCTGCAAAATGAACTGCTAAATATTTGGGAACAGGACAAGAACATGTCGGTTCTGTTCATTACGCATAACGTGTTCGAAAGTGTGTTCCTATCAACAAAAGTCGTAGTGATGACGCCTCGTCCCGGTAAAATTTCGGATTTCATTGATATTCCGTTTGCCTATCCGAGGGATGATGAATTCCGGACACAGCCTGAATTCGGTGAATATGTACGCAGCGTATCCAATGTACTGAATCATTGA
- a CDS encoding amidase has product MKDQWNAIVNQVNVEPTGQGRLNGLSFMVKDVFAVRGNTNGAGNPRWLQTHGPEAEYAETLNLLLQQGARLTGMTHTDELMFSLNGENVHYGTPVNPRAPDRIPGGSSSGSAVAVAAGLADFSLGTDTGGSVRVPSSYCGIYGMRPSHGIVSAKGVIPLAPSFDTVGWMARDLETLCRVGEVLLPQTDSGTGFSRVLIGEDAWELADTESKEALTPYLKLLCGMAASHETVRIAPQGLPEWMTMFRTIQGYEIWQEHGAWIEREQPTFGPDTAGRFSWASTVERADHEKAAKRRVEVCKHMADLLRTDTVLVIPTTTGEAPKLGLGGPLIEERRVKTMRLTCISGLSGLPQLTIPAAEVLGRPVGISIIAGPGQDQRLLEWATSFLSAVNSEVKG; this is encoded by the coding sequence ATGAAGGACCAATGGAACGCCATTGTCAACCAGGTGAACGTTGAACCGACAGGGCAGGGTAGGCTGAACGGACTCAGCTTTATGGTCAAGGATGTGTTTGCCGTCCGTGGCAATACAAATGGCGCGGGTAATCCACGTTGGCTCCAGACGCATGGGCCCGAGGCGGAATACGCGGAAACGCTCAACCTGCTATTGCAGCAAGGAGCAAGGCTAACGGGGATGACGCATACGGATGAGCTGATGTTCAGCTTGAATGGTGAAAATGTTCATTATGGAACACCAGTGAATCCAAGGGCTCCCGATCGTATCCCTGGAGGTTCATCGAGCGGATCGGCGGTAGCTGTCGCCGCTGGGCTTGCTGACTTCTCCCTTGGAACGGATACGGGAGGATCGGTACGTGTGCCATCTTCGTACTGTGGAATTTATGGAATGCGTCCATCGCATGGCATTGTCTCCGCGAAAGGCGTTATCCCACTCGCTCCCAGCTTCGACACCGTCGGCTGGATGGCACGTGATCTCGAAACGCTGTGCCGGGTGGGAGAAGTGCTTTTGCCGCAGACAGACTCGGGTACAGGCTTCAGCCGGGTGCTCATCGGTGAGGATGCGTGGGAGCTTGCAGACACGGAGAGCAAAGAGGCACTTACCCCTTACCTGAAGTTGCTGTGCGGCATGGCTGCGAGCCATGAAACGGTTCGCATCGCCCCGCAGGGTCTACCTGAATGGATGACCATGTTCAGGACGATCCAGGGTTATGAAATATGGCAGGAGCACGGGGCGTGGATTGAACGTGAGCAGCCGACCTTCGGACCAGATACGGCCGGGCGATTCTCCTGGGCAAGCACTGTAGAACGTGCCGATCATGAGAAGGCAGCCAAACGTCGGGTTGAGGTGTGCAAGCATATGGCTGACCTGCTCAGAACGGATACGGTGCTTGTGATTCCGACGACGACTGGAGAGGCCCCGAAGCTGGGCTTGGGCGGGCCTTTAATTGAAGAACGAAGAGTGAAAACGATGCGTTTAACCTGCATTTCCGGCTTGTCGGGTCTGCCGCAGCTTACGATTCCCGCTGCGGAGGTACTGGGCCGCCCGGTCGGTATTTCGATCATTGCTGGTCCGGGACAGGATCAACGTCTGCTGGAATGGGCAACATCCTTTCTTTCAGCAGTAAATTCAGAAGTAAAAGGATAA
- a CDS encoding ABC transporter substrate-binding protein: MSKHHMNFRYKKWLLSAASLILLLLSACSNSSALESAAPAGGEAGTDLKQVKLIEGWYAKGEDGGYFAALQQNYYKDKGIDMTIQPGGPEVSTMQLVAAGKAEFGISYADEILKAREQGIPVVGILAGFQSTPQVLMYHKGENIQDFTDLNGKTVYIGTAVPYWEYIKSQYNLTDVKEMKYNGQLVNFINDPSSLNQGYITNEPYALSQQGVEVDFLKIADSGYANYADVLFTTEDYLKEHPDVVEAVVQASQKGWSYYLDNYEKVNPLIQTYNPDMTVEAMNYEAVQEKPFILNKESEANGIGYMTKERWSTLQDQMIKGGGLTKALDVTEAFTTEYLMKP, from the coding sequence ATGTCCAAACATCATATGAACTTTCGTTACAAGAAATGGCTGCTGTCGGCTGCTTCTTTGATCCTACTGCTTCTAAGCGCATGCTCCAATTCCTCCGCTCTAGAATCCGCCGCCCCGGCGGGAGGGGAAGCCGGAACAGATTTGAAGCAGGTGAAACTGATCGAGGGCTGGTACGCCAAAGGGGAAGATGGAGGCTATTTTGCGGCATTGCAGCAGAACTATTATAAGGACAAAGGGATCGACATGACGATTCAGCCAGGAGGCCCCGAGGTGTCAACCATGCAGCTTGTCGCTGCAGGCAAAGCTGAATTCGGTATCTCTTATGCGGATGAAATTCTGAAGGCGCGGGAACAGGGAATCCCTGTTGTCGGTATCCTTGCCGGTTTTCAAAGCACACCTCAGGTTCTGATGTACCACAAGGGGGAGAACATTCAGGATTTCACAGACCTGAACGGCAAAACCGTATACATCGGTACAGCGGTGCCTTACTGGGAATATATCAAGAGCCAATATAATCTGACAGATGTAAAAGAAATGAAGTATAACGGGCAGCTTGTCAATTTTATCAATGACCCTAGTTCGCTCAATCAGGGTTACATCACGAATGAGCCTTACGCACTTTCTCAGCAGGGGGTTGAGGTGGACTTTCTGAAAATCGCCGATTCCGGTTATGCGAACTATGCAGACGTTCTTTTCACGACAGAAGATTACCTTAAAGAGCACCCTGATGTTGTTGAAGCTGTGGTGCAGGCAAGTCAGAAAGGTTGGAGCTATTATCTAGACAACTATGAAAAGGTAAACCCGTTAATTCAAACCTACAATCCCGATATGACGGTAGAAGCAATGAATTATGAAGCAGTGCAGGAAAAACCCTTTATTCTTAACAAGGAATCTGAGGCAAATGGTATTGGTTACATGACAAAGGAACGCTGGAGTACTCTCCAGGATCAGATGATCAAGGGTGGAGGATTAACGAAGGCACTAGATGTTACCGAGGCGTTTACAACGGAGTATCTGATGAAGCCATAA
- a CDS encoding CocE/NonD family hydrolase: MKFGNVVIRRKVPCTMRDGITLYSDIYLPDETGEYPVLLMRQPYGRSIASTVTHAHPVWYASKGYIVVIQDVRGRGESEGEFNPFVQEAEDGFDTIEWAAGLSGSTGNVGMYGFSYQGLTQWAAASLHPPALKAIAPSMCPANMYHGLFYPHGSFALGNHLPWAFQLARDTAQRAGDFETAEQCSRLMRSPDEMLWKVPLNERHPILEQYFPSFYDWIDHQAYDEYWEQMNWINDIVKEPVPALHIGGWYDGFLMGTLQSFEALQVTATPDCFHRLIVGPWAHIPWGRRAGGIDHGEQADGGHHLEQLRWFDYWLKGKEEMELSAELPIRYFDQLSHEWHTAEQLPSLFEDGSSPSEWFYLSGSQTPANGAAGGGRLEKHKEDVEEAVPDVFVYDSRLPMRLDSYLPSDRAAIQERQEILVYTGGPLAEDIPIFGSPELSVQYQTLGGPTDLVAILTTVSEKGTARLLSVGRTEICSEGADASNEWRTAQIRLRPLAATLPAGSYVRLELTGSAFPLFARHPNGVRNEMNSTGTGGLKIATTAVRSLKQDISCLRLPVKR; the protein is encoded by the coding sequence ATGAAATTTGGAAATGTAGTCATCCGCCGGAAGGTCCCTTGCACGATGCGCGACGGCATAACGTTGTATTCAGATATATACCTGCCGGACGAGACAGGAGAATATCCTGTGCTGCTGATGCGCCAGCCCTACGGACGGTCAATTGCTTCTACCGTTACGCATGCCCACCCCGTCTGGTATGCAAGTAAGGGATATATCGTGGTAATCCAGGATGTCAGGGGGCGGGGAGAGTCGGAAGGCGAATTTAATCCGTTTGTTCAAGAAGCAGAGGACGGATTTGATACCATCGAATGGGCAGCCGGTCTGTCCGGCTCGACCGGGAACGTAGGCATGTACGGTTTCTCTTATCAAGGTCTAACACAATGGGCAGCAGCTTCCCTTCACCCTCCTGCGCTCAAGGCGATTGCACCGAGCATGTGTCCGGCAAACATGTATCACGGCTTATTTTACCCGCATGGCTCCTTCGCACTTGGCAACCATCTGCCGTGGGCTTTCCAACTGGCTCGTGACACGGCACAAAGAGCGGGTGACTTCGAAACGGCAGAGCAATGCTCACGACTCATGCGCAGCCCCGATGAGATGCTTTGGAAAGTGCCATTGAATGAAAGACATCCAATTCTGGAGCAATACTTTCCCTCATTTTATGATTGGATCGATCATCAAGCGTACGATGAGTACTGGGAGCAGATGAACTGGATCAACGATATCGTAAAGGAACCCGTGCCGGCGCTTCATATTGGGGGATGGTATGACGGTTTCCTCATGGGCACGTTACAGTCATTCGAAGCTCTGCAAGTTACGGCCACGCCGGATTGCTTTCATCGGCTCATTGTCGGCCCGTGGGCCCATATTCCATGGGGGCGAAGAGCGGGAGGAATCGATCATGGCGAGCAGGCGGATGGTGGTCATCATCTGGAGCAGCTGCGCTGGTTTGATTATTGGCTGAAGGGCAAGGAAGAGATGGAACTGTCTGCTGAACTGCCGATTCGATATTTTGACCAATTGAGTCATGAATGGCATACGGCGGAACAGCTGCCTTCTCTATTTGAGGATGGGTCCTCTCCGTCCGAATGGTTTTATCTGTCCGGGTCACAGACCCCGGCGAATGGTGCGGCAGGAGGGGGGAGACTCGAAAAGCATAAGGAAGATGTAGAGGAGGCTGTGCCGGATGTATTCGTGTATGACTCACGTCTGCCGATGCGTCTGGACTCTTACCTGCCGTCCGACCGAGCTGCCATTCAGGAACGGCAAGAGATTTTGGTATATACGGGAGGACCGCTTGCAGAGGATATCCCGATTTTTGGGTCCCCGGAGTTATCCGTGCAGTACCAAACATTGGGGGGGCCGACGGATCTGGTAGCCATCCTCACCACCGTATCCGAGAAAGGGACGGCCCGGCTACTGAGTGTGGGTCGCACGGAAATCTGCAGTGAAGGAGCAGATGCTTCCAATGAATGGAGAACAGCGCAGATCCGGCTGCGTCCCTTGGCGGCCACCCTTCCGGCTGGCTCGTATGTCCGGCTTGAGTTGACAGGCAGCGCCTTCCCGTTATTCGCCCGGCATCCAAACGGTGTTAGGAACGAGATGAACAGCACGGGAACAGGTGGGTTGAAGATTGCCACCACAGCTGTTCGCAGCCTCAAACAGGACATATCCTGTTTGAGGCTGCCGGTAAAAAGATAG
- a CDS encoding ABC transporter permease has protein sequence MEEMVANPAVETTPGIRASGKDNARSHHPAEESPVIGLLKKILPPIVVFVLFIGGWELIVRILGMPPYILPKPSDIAAAAAENSANLITSVSTTIVEALIGFTISVVLGISLAILLALSKTVEKSVYPYAIILQTIPVVAVAPIIVIWFGAGINAIVIISFLISFFPILSNTLIGLNSTDQNMKNLFYLYNASKLQTIWRLRFPAALPYIMAGLKISCSSSVVGAIVGEYIAGIGGGQGGLGYGITVAATRLQTPYLFACGLAASALGIAFFLIINMVSNKLLKSWHESAMK, from the coding sequence ATGGAAGAGATGGTAGCTAATCCAGCCGTTGAAACGACACCAGGTATCCGAGCTTCTGGGAAGGACAATGCCCGCAGCCATCATCCGGCAGAAGAGAGCCCAGTCATTGGACTGCTGAAAAAAATTCTGCCGCCAATCGTCGTGTTTGTCCTGTTTATCGGCGGATGGGAATTAATCGTGCGGATACTCGGAATGCCCCCATATATCTTGCCGAAGCCATCCGATATTGCCGCAGCCGCTGCTGAGAACAGCGCAAATCTGATTACGTCCGTAAGCACAACCATAGTTGAGGCGTTGATCGGTTTTACAATCAGTGTAGTGCTCGGTATTTCATTGGCCATTCTACTGGCCCTGTCCAAAACGGTAGAAAAAAGCGTATATCCCTACGCTATTATCCTACAGACTATTCCGGTCGTTGCGGTAGCGCCAATCATAGTGATCTGGTTCGGAGCTGGAATAAATGCCATTGTGATCATTTCATTCCTAATCAGCTTTTTCCCGATTTTATCGAATACGCTGATCGGATTGAACTCAACGGATCAGAACATGAAGAATTTATTCTATCTGTATAATGCAAGCAAGCTGCAAACCATTTGGAGGCTGAGATTTCCTGCGGCACTACCGTACATTATGGCAGGGCTGAAAATTTCGTGCTCCAGTTCGGTTGTCGGAGCGATCGTGGGTGAATACATTGCAGGCATTGGTGGCGGACAAGGCGGACTCGGTTACGGGATTACCGTTGCAGCAACCCGCCTGCAAACTCCTTATCTGTTCGCCTGCGGTTTAGCAGCATCGGCCCTAGGAATCGCATTTTTCCTAATCATCAACATGGTGTCGAACAAACTTTTGAAGTCCTGGCATGAATCAGCAATGAAATGA